One region of Salvia miltiorrhiza cultivar Shanhuang (shh) chromosome 3, IMPLAD_Smil_shh, whole genome shotgun sequence genomic DNA includes:
- the LOC131018592 gene encoding ABC transporter C family member 8-like gives FEEGKRVGVVGRTGSGKTTLISALFHLVEPHSGRILVDGLDICCIGLRDLRLKLSIIPQEPTLFRGSVRTNLDPLGLYSDDEIWKALEKCQLKSTISGMPNLLESSVSDEGENWSMG, from the exons TTCGAGGAAGGGAAGAGAGTGGGAGTCGTGGGCAGGACGGGAAGTGGGAAAACGACGTTGATCAGTGCTTTGTTTCATCTGGTTGAGCCTCACAGCGGGCGTATCCTGGTAGATGGACTTGATATATGCTGCATTGGGCTTAGAGATTTGAGGCTGAAACTCAGCATTATTCCTCAAGAGCCAACGCTGTTTAGGGGAAGTGTTAGAACAAATCTTGATCCATTAGGCCTTTACTCTGATGATGAGATATGGAAG GCACTTGAAAAATGCCAACTGAAGTCAACAATCAGTGGAATGCCAAACTTGCTGGAGTCTTCTG TGAGTGATGAAGGGGAGAACTGGAGCATGGGGTAA